In Rutidosis leptorrhynchoides isolate AG116_Rl617_1_P2 chromosome 6, CSIRO_AGI_Rlap_v1, whole genome shotgun sequence, the DNA window aaggatcttgaagaagcacaatacattttggggattaggatctacagggatagatctaagaaattgataggtttgaatcaaagtgcatacattgaaaagatcttgaaaaggttcaagatggaaaactctaagaaaggtttggtacctattcaaagaggaacgctccttagttcatctcagtgccccaccacgaaagatgaacaagagagaatgaaaaaagtcccatatgcatctgccattgggtcaatcatgtatgcaatgatatgcactagaccagatgtgtcatgcgctcttagcctgacaagcagataccagaataacccaggaaacagtcattggattgctgttaaaagtatattgaaataccttaggaggactaaggatatgtttctaatatatgggtctggtgaggaggaactcgttgtaagaggttacgtggacgcgagtttccaaactcatcgtgatgattctcgatcacaatccggttatgtcttcacattaaatggaggtgcggtctcttggaagagttcaaaacaggatgttgttgctttatccactacagagtcagagtacatcgccgcatcattggcagctcaggaagctgcatggatgaagaaattcgttgatgacttaggagtagtccctttcattcaggaccctcttgagatcttttgtgacaacgagggtgcgattgctcaaatcaaagaacctcgtgctcaccaaaagacccgtcacattgagcggagattcaactacataagggatgaagttgaaaagggaaagatatgtattcgcaaagttcacacagatcttaatatagcggatccactcacgaagctcttacatggtgcaaaacatcaagggcatgttagtgcattagggcttcgatattctagtgattggttatgatctgttttaagtactgtaacggaacgaaattgttcaaactcattaatataattatggcattaatttattttgagttatgttcctattttgcatattttatccatgaataagtaattattctaaattccgtagtcgatcacatttgtgggagcaagtgtgaggtttagactattatgaacttggattggtgtacattcacgggatgaatgtggggcaaggttgctaccaaggttcatagatatttgtgggatacaaatattggaagacccgccctcaagacttactaaatggagcctttgtggttgatcacatgtagtcttgagtaaaggcgaatatcattgtatcctctgacctgagatacatattgggttcggatatttaccaagtattataccttgattctttccttcgctattctgaaatatggtagttcataaggaagagctcaggtataatgcaaggtatatatttaggacgtatgtagtcaagatggaatttgtccctcttattcgttgagagttggatatctaaggcctgataaagttgaatctagaagagagtgatcactctgtgtctcttggatttaacatgacatctaggacaaaaggatataatgaaaagattcacctaatcatattcgagatgggaactcgaaagggatgatgttattgaatggcacaatgtcataacatattgggggtgatggacggtcgttaggtggtatccatcacttgcattaatttcttatgtttctcgtgcaagtgggagattgaaggtatttcatatgcccgagagtcatattaaattaatgtggccaacatgttatgatccaagtcgggtcatacccaataacaagcttatcgacaccttatacgtatttgatcttgacgattggatcattaaacaaatacgcgacacttggattttagaaaatcgggtttctaaaatattatcacttgagataaattatttggataatttatatataattgtttataggtttaaatgattatattgtgttatattttataaaaggttttataaaatgtataagtaacaaaataatacataagtttataataagtttataaacttttataaacttttataaacttacaagtattattatataagATCATGTGTGTGCAGAATTTTGTGTCTCCAAGAATGATAAACACATGCTCTTTTGTTGCTTTCCATGTACACACTCCTTAAGGACATGCAAGGTTCCttttaaccaaggtttgactcATGCTTACAAGTGATAAGTGCTCATAAAAACTGTAATATTCAGCTCCCAATTGCCCATTCTGGCCGAACTGTTTATAGCACAAAAGGGAGCAGATTTTGCTTGTATAAACAAGTGATTaagtgtcctaaatcctaacaaaatcaaaggtggtgttggtgcatcaaaagcttggggtattacacacttgaggcttcaagttagaggctttattccatcatcttcttcatcaacattgctgtccaaattcagctttcCACTCATCTTAGAGGAGATACAATTTACTTCctttgttgttatatgtaagcattatttcatgacttgataactatatggaattcatctaaagtggtttaacatattaacatgctttcttaatattatgcttccgcttatattaactcttaatgaattggtttcatgaatacATTTATATTATGAtcttgttgaaatgttgaattccatcaaatatatgtataaatattaattattttacaaaataaatatatgtaacacataattgaagatataatatatgagtaaagtgtatatatatatatatatatatatatatatatatatatatatatatatatatatatatatatatatatatatatatcttaaatagaattgagtatgattattatataattaaaatgcttaaataaatatcatatgattaataaatggaattatgtgattatatgttttaatatatataactgatataggttcgtgaatctgagaccaaccttgcattgttcagttccgtcgtatgcatatttttactacaaaatatcgtattgtgagtttcatttgctcccttttactctttacatttttgggctgagaatacatgcactgttttaataactgttttacaatatttatatgcgtgagtttcatttgctcccttttactctttacatttttgggactgagaatacatgcgctatttttacaactgctttattaaaatgctttcgaaatacattttgaactgcgaatacatgaaatgcttttataaatgtttgacgagatagacacaagcaaaacattcctcgaatgaattattatgcagacagaagttctgcggattattattgaattatgtggacatgataattgccaccattgaattatgtggacatgataattgccaccattgaattatatagacatgataattgccaccaattgatatgaatgttatatatcgagagaatgatttttatacacaggttatgtgtattatattttgtacacgagatatgtgtacggttactaagatttatgaaaaatggttgcgtacacgagaaaggtgtactgtatttaaaagatatcgcatgtacattacatgtgggtataggattcgggcccatttgtaccatgcaggatttaaatattgtggtctatcaaattgatgaattttattattttaaaataaacttatgaactcaccaaccttttggttgacactttaaagcatgtttattctcaggtatgaaagaaatcttccgctgtgcatttactcattttagagacattacatggagtcgttcaaggcatatagaggtccgttcatcgcgatggtaccatatgttattgtattcgttcggaagattttggacggggtatgacaagactggtatcattggatgcgcaggtgccctgctgataggtgcatgtatttggcaagattcgcattgcttaactatgcgcgcggtatctgcgtacatggtgggccaataataacctagccgcataatttttgacacaatagacctgtgccccgaatgaagagcgcatgcaccttcatgcacctcgcgtataacctcctctgcctctttcggaccaatgcaccttaagtgcggccctaaataattttttcgatataggacgtcaccctcaagggcgtacagtggtgccttggtgcagactttctttgcatcaacggaatccgcaggtgaggtgccgtcccgcaggaaagcaataataggtgtcatccatgttgagctggattcctcaacaggtgccactaaaggcatcataacaatggatttcgcatgcagttcttctataagaactttcttccccagatgatcaaaggccaaagcagccaatttaCTAAGCGCAtctgccttcttattttgccccgcatgacgtgggagatttgaaaagcctcaaactggtcagcaaagttatgaacaagcgataaatactgctgcatggctatgtcatgcgcttcgaagtctccgctgacttgactgcaaaccagctttgaatccacataagcgtgcagcattttaacatttaatttatgcgcaatacgcatacctgctaacaaagccttgtattctgcttcgttgttcgtaacagcaaaattaaaccgcagcgcatatgtatgctcttcaccaTCTAGGCTAGTTAAAATTACACCTGCGCCCGCGCCggctgcgctgcaggcaccatcggtgtataattcccatgGTGACGAAGGTGGCACAGGCGTATCCTGATGCTCTGCCGATGCCTCAACATTCGCAGGTAACTCTGCTacgtaatccgcaagtatttgacccttaaccgcgctgcgcgaagaaaaatttatttcatgctctcctaactcaactgcccatttagccattcgaccagaaatctcaggcttgtataacacctgaaagaaaaatgattgcgttagtcaatgcggtaatccCGGACATTGCCACAAATTAGGCATGTAGCAACCtgtttgatcggttgatcagttagaaccacgattggatgtgcttgaaagtaccggcgTAAACGCCGCGCCttgtggactagcgcatatactagcttttctattggtgaatagtttacttcgcttgatgtcagcgtcttgcttacgaagtagaccggcatttgtgtctgagaaaacctcagcgttataTGAGTGCGAAATAAATAATGCATGTAAATAAAAGTGGATTACCTTTCCGCAATCTGCGATATGAACCGAGCTGATAGCCTctttcgatgccgcgaggtacagcgtaagcgtttctcctgatactggtgcggtgagtgttggtaattcagagagcaccttcttcatctcctgaaagacTGATTctacttcctgagtccatacgaagtcctttttcttcaagcaattcttcaaagtattgaagaatggcaactgtCGTTCTGCAGCTTTTGATAAAAACCGCGTGATTTCCGCAAGTTTCCCGGTTATACTCTGCACATATTTCTTTGTCCTTGGAGATGGTAAACTATCAATGGCCTCAATATTTTTGGGATTCGCCTTGATTCCTCGCGCCGTTactacatgacctagaaacttgccctcctcttccccaaaactacatttgagcgggttaagcttcatgttaattctgcgtagagacgcaaacgtttctaggatgtccgtgagcatttcttcttcggtgttacttttaattaccaagtcgtcgacgtatgcttcaagatttctaccaatttggtgcttgaaggctgcgtcaattacgcgctgataagttgcgcctgcgttctttaatccgaaaggcatcttcgtataacaataaataccctgcggcgtatgaaaagcagttttgtcctcatcttccgtaGCCATTaaaatttggtgataacccttgtatgcatctAGAAAATACTTGTACCGGAAATCTGACAAcgattccaccttccagtctatctccaggagagggtagttgtccttgggacatgctttattaatatctttaaattcaacacacatccgccaattaccgtcggcctttttcaccaacacaggattagcGACCCATGTCTGATATCGCACTTCTCGtcgaatgtttgctttgacaaggttatctacttctgTGCATAACCAATCATtgcgctcaagagccatatgtcgcttcttttgtctaacgggtgtgagtgatggattaacattcaacttatgttccgcaatatcacgcggaaccccagtcatgtctgattcttTCCATGCAAAAATATCTGCGTTTGAGGATAATATTCCATgtaacttagccttggtttcagctgacaagcctgcgccgattttgatACGCTTGTCCGGATGCAATCGATTAGCTATGACCGCACTGCTTGCAAGTTGTTTTCCCATGCTGGGAATGTCTACGggcacaactgaaccacacaactcggttgtttgatgtgacgcaattgtggcaacccctccctttgtaggaaacttaatcaagccatgcaccaccgatggtataatgttaaaacgtcgtatgaaatttctcccaagcagcgcattgtaccgcgaagttgaacgaaccacataaaagtcaactaactctTGTCTGATTAACTGCGGATTCTTATCATCTGCGAGCTCTActattagctctatccggcctagcggccatgagctttctccggaaaacccagataacgtaatatcagactggcgtaactgcgttttaacttctgcagggaggaaacgatagcaatgctcgtacataatgtcaacgccaCTTCCGGTGTCAACGtgcatgcgtttaatttgtacaccacaagtagggatgcgacacttaatgataatgggctcgttaactgtgtcgattgacattacaggaggaaatgtgattgggagaagttcccagtcctggtgatcattgtactttctccgttggctaactttctctgcgtcgaccatattaatggttaagtcggcgttttttgttttatcaactttttgccatgcgaaagaTTTAGCCTGTTCAATGAAAGCCTTATAAAGAAAAAATTCAGAAAATTTGTgaataataagccttataattcaaatctttaaaagaaaaaacaattaaacaagtcttgaACTAGTTCgattctcaatgaaagcaccacttgatcatgcatatttttaccatatggttaatatgcatgttcaatacgtaaaggggggtttaaggatcttagaacaaggctctccggtccggctaccgtgaataaccctggccgatatGATGATATCGGtgtggtggccaagtgattaagtccaccttcgatagcggtcgctgatcagaaggtcccaaataaggttgtaggtgctagtttaataaagaactaacctgttaaccttaagAAAACGAGAGATGATGCTGATAACGTAAAACGTGTAGTAAACGATGATTACGTAATGTGATCGTGTGTataatgataattagggttagtatatataggcaaaccctcatTCTAAAACCGTCTAAGATCGTGATAATCctgtccataacaaactcccctgaatcacggatataattatgacaaagatatttacttgatgaccaagtaaccgcTGTACTGGGAACAAAGGCATttgatacgaatccgcataccgcatgccGCATACAAGTGCACGCATAAGCATGCTAGCGAGTGCCCGCATACATACTCATTGCGCACGCAGGTTGCGGTATCATTAGAGACAAAACAAATCAATGCCAAAAAATGGTAATGAATCAACTCAATTCAAGATAAGGTGCTTCGACTAGAATTTAAATACTTAAATAAAGTTTTGAGCGGTTCACGTTCTCACTCTCAAAAAATTTAATTACTTTAACAAAGTTTTGAGTAGATCCCCAGCTCATACTCTCAAGTTGTCTCAAGTTGTCTCTTAAATAGAACTCATTATAATTAGAGCGCTGGGAGTGGGAGCAAGTCTCCACTTCGTCGCCGGCCTCGTCGCAAGTTCCACCACTCCCCCACCCCGTCGCAAGTTCTCGTCCCCCCATGTCAGTCGTGTAGGTGACGGAACATACTcccaatttattttatttttcttttctttttccatgAAATAttcttattaaatataataaaaatattattttaacacacCAACTAACACACTAACTGACATACCTCCCACTCTCCATTTTTTCTGACTCAACAAATCACGCCTGACATGCCAAGTTACCTCggtcaccactcccagtgctcttGGTTATTACAATGAAAAATGAAGAGCGTCTTAAGAAAATGATAATAAGACTCGTTTTATTTTTATTCGTAGAGATATGATGAAACCATCATGATTACACATGAGATTCATATTTACACACGTGTTTCGTATTATTTTCATTACGGAATTAAACTACTCAATCCCATCGATCTCAAAGCCATAAATAACTAGAGATGTGGAACCCTTTATTCATTACACATTGATCACTTGGTACGTTCGACCTAGCCACTTCAAAACATGGCAGATGGGACCCTGCATTGTTGCACTTGCAAGTTGCATTCATTCTTCAAGTTCTGAATCGCCCTCTGCACCATCTGTGGCTCCACACCTGCACGTCGACTGCTTTGTCTCCttccttgttgttgttgttgttgttgtctcaTGGCCTGCTCATAAACCTCCTGCATGGCCTCGCACTGGCACTCACGTTGCACGTTCTCGAGCTCGTTGCAGCAGCTTCTCAGTTCCTGTTGTTGTTGTCCCTGCCTGTTGATGCTCATCAAAATTAAGCCACCTTGTTGTTGCTGTTGGATGTACCTACGAACATACATATATAAGTTGTTGAGAAGTTATAGTCTTCAACATTAAACTAGCtcgtattattgttatattataagtataattattattattatacctttGGCATTGGTTGAACTGTCGTCCTTGGACTTCACTGCATTGTTGAGAGCTACGTGAGCTTCGGCGGGAGTAGTTGTCCTCCTCGGTGAGGGTGGTGACGACGGTTCGGATGTTACCAAGATCGCATTGGCGTCTGGTTTGAAGGTTGCATTGGTTAGGAAGTTGTTGAGCCTTTTGCCTCAACTGTCGGATTTGTTGAGCACCAAAACGTCCACCTTGTTGTCCTCGCAGGGCATCCTGGAACACTTGCTTCACGGCCTGACATTGGCGTTGCTCGTCGATGTTTTGGAGTTGTTGGCAGCACAGTTGTTGTAGGCTTTGACCGGGCTGATAGTTTTCATATGGACTCTGGATACTCTGCTTGAGGTATTGTTGACATACGTCCAAATCTGCCGAAATCCAAGGAAAAGGTGTACCATTGTCGTCCTCGATAGTGGTGGTGACGATGGTTGTGTGGGCGGTAGCAAAGGCTACTAGGGTTGCGAAGGCGAGTGCGAGAACAAGTAGTTTTGCCATTGAGAAAGAAGATGGTATAGGTATAATATTGTGTTTTGGGTGATCTGGCCGGGTGGATCGAGATTTGTATTTATGGTGGGTTTGGGTCGATCGAGAATTTGCATGGGTTTGAATACGTGGAGAGGTGGATGTAATAACTGTTGACATTTGTAGTTGTGATGAGACACGTATACGAGTTTTTTTCATGCATACTGAACCAAGTGGAATGATGGTTTTGAAGTGTACATGAGATGTACTATATTTTTTTGTCTTGTTTGAAGGAAGGCTTATGATGGAATTAGATGTCAACTAAAGTCTAACTCGATTTtagattttaaatttgaatttgaattaacCTGGAACTAGAATGCAATGCTCGAAATAAATGTAGTGAAGTATTTCTTTTGTAAGATTTTAGATTTTTAAGTCAAAATCATTACGAGGATTAATTAATCATGATTACATTGATTaaattaatttataaagaaaatttGAAGGATAATTTATGTGCTTTGCCGAAAATATCAAGTTGCGtctaattattatattttcatgaatAGTCATGTGATCTACATCATCGGAAACCATTCCTCTCAAAAGTCAAGGAAAAAGCGAAGTTAACCCATCAAGATTTTTAGACAGCTTTCGAAAAACATTCTTCGTCGACAGGGAGCAAGCTTAGTCATTAAGGCTAAGGCTTAAGACTAGCTCTAACGGACTTCATTATTtcggttataaaagataaaataatgTATAAGGAAATATCTTTGGTTGAAGTGGAAACCATATGACTATTCAATGACTACCtatgatattaaaaaaaaaaaaaaaaaagaaagcttCAAGACGAAACTTTAATTTGTTTTCGACAAAACAAATGGACTGTCCTTGAAGTTTTGTCTATCTTATAATTCATTCGTCTCAAATCTATTGTTCAGTATCCTATTTCAAGATGTCCCAACTTAATTGTCCGCACGTACATCTCCAAATTATAAACGTTGActcatttttttctatttcttactaCACATTTACAGTTTTATTATATTGCATCCTTTATGGACAAGAAATAGATTGAAAATTTTGTTTAATATGTTCTTTACATGTCTTTTACTTGATTTATCGTTTTTAGATTGAGTAATATCCATGTTTTTTTTTGCTCTAAAAAAAATATCGACCGTTGGTATATTTTAAATGTAAACCCACAATCTAATTTCGAACAAGAGAGCTACGTGATAGATAAGTGCACGAAATTTTACGATCCAATTTAGCTGAACATTTATGGTCTATTAGAATATGTAATTCGACGAATTTTATTACATATTCTAGGTTATTTTCTAATTTCGAATTTCGAATTTCCATGTCCTTCCTTTTGAACATTGAAATGTACACTCAAAATGAACTATGATACCTTCTGCTCCAACACCATTATATCTATCTATACACTTTCGTCTGCTCGGATTTGTCGGTAGGTTTTCGACTATCTTCCACTATTCATTTTAAACCTTAATCGTCGGTCAGGTATAATCTTCTTACTATGTAAATTCGTTTGTTACTCAAAATTATATCATGATTTTAATCCTTAAATGATTTAGGGTGTTTGCCCAAATTTTTAGGGTTTCCTTTTTGTAGATAGATTAAACCTTTAATCTCTGACTATTATTTAATTTGAATGTATTAATGATTATGCAGTGTTTAATTTCGGTATTGAATACTGTTCAGGGTTATTTATTTCTGGGCAAATTGCTCAAAAAGGTAACATGAAAGTCACTTTTTCCCAATAAAGGGTATATCCGTTTTTTTTTTCTTGCCCACAAAGGAGTCTGATTACAATTTAGTGCGTAAAAGGGTATCTGATTGAAAAATAGTGTCAATTGGGGTAACATGTGACACCGtgaattttattttttataattcttATTGATGATGTGTATTTACATGTCATATTTCATTTAATGACTAGCATTTTATCATTTTCTTGATTTTTACAATTTAGTTAGTGACTAGGATTCTTCCATAGTATCTCCATTTCAACACTCCATCTCCCTATTCACCACCACCCCTTGAATCCGGGCAGTGGCGTTTTCCTTTTTTTTAAAGCTTATTCTTCAAggtagtattttcattattattattattattattattattattattattattattattattattattattattattattattattattattattattattattattattattattattattactattattactattattactattattaatactacaaataaacttactaatattattaccaaaattattattatatatcattattaaaatttactattagtatcactatcattattttagtattatcataattattattttaacaaataaaagatatttatataaaaaaaagtatagttattatatatatcataagtatatctaatttactattttgatataaaaaaataacatatataggtATATAcaaaatttgaaataataaatccatttctattttaaataagaaatatatcataaaaattaaaatatataaactaagttgaataccattatatgtttattatatgtgttaatatatataaatgatataggttcgtgaattcgagaccaaccctacacttgtccaatgacgtcatatgtatttttactacaaaatacagtatagtgagttcatttgattcccttttactctttacatttttgggactgagaatacatgcgctgtttttttacaacttctttattaaatgcttttgaaatatattttgaactgtgaatacatgaaatgcttttataaatgtttgacgagatagacacaagcaaaacattcctcgaatgaattatgtggacgtgataattgccacaattgatatgaatatattttccctgattattattgcttggtaacctaagaattagggaacatcactaattttgagaattagtgcacgcctaattgacgcgaatcctaaaggtagctaccgggtttaacactcccatccagaatgtttactagacggaagggctagtgggcatggtgtttagtacttcgaagtttctatgattattatacagacgagatgttctgttttgaggatattattatgcgcattatatgttaaggtcggttaccaagccaagttatgaaagcaatgaaaagtgaatgttatgtatcgagagaatgattttagacacaggttatgtgtatgttatttttgtgcacaagatatgtgtacggttactaggatttatgaaagatgatttcgtacacgagaaaggtgtactgtatttaaaagatatcgcatgtacattacaggtgggtataagattcgggcccatttgtaccatgcaggatttaaatcttgtggtctatcaaaatgatgaatttttattgttttatgataaacttatgaactcaccaaccttttggttgacactttaaagcatgtttattctcaggtatgaaagaaatctttcgctgtgcatttgctcatattacatggagtcgttcatggcatatagaggtcagaacctcacaatgggactaactgttgaagacttcgtccagatggattaggacgagtcactaCATAAAGCACCCGTGGGAGGTGATATCTATGTAAGTTGCTTTTTTTAATACTtgatttaaatttaattttaataatttaatatttgatGCATATTTTGTATATTAGACTTTACAGTATTTATTTATCATCTGAATTAAATTGGTGTTTACAAGTTAAATTGTACTCCGTAATAGCTAAGTTGAAGCTGAGTTAGTGAGTTTGACACGTGAAAGTGGTCACAGCTAAACTAAACAGTATCTAATGGCCAGTGATGGTTTAATTTATGTGATTTGAATTTGTATTTATGAATTTTATCTTTTAATTTGGGGAAgaaggatgatgaagatgatggttgaATTTTGATGAAGTTACAGATGTGGGTATTGGATCCTTGTTTGAccacttttatttttttctttttttctttttttgtaataaattaaaattgaataaaataatattaatgatgtggCAATGAAAGTATCATACTTGAAATATTAATGATGATTTAGTTGACATGAAAtatacacataagcaataaaaataaaaattagtttTTAAATATTGACATCGAATATACATCTAAGcataaaataatataatacaatGACACGTGTCAGATATTACCACAATTGACGCTATTTTTCAGTCAGACACCTTTTTACGCACTAAATTGAAATCATACTCCTTTATGAGTAAAAAAAACGGATATACCCTTTATTGagaaaaagtgacatttatattacCTTTTTGGGCAATTTGCCCTTTATTTCTTTATATTCATTGTTATTTGATTCCATGATTTTGTATTACTGATCATGGAATCAGTAATACATACAGAATCAGTAatacatacaaaatcagtaaaTCAAATAACAATGAATAACAATGAGTATACAGTCTTTGATTTTTATATCCTTAATCAAAACATATATACATAAAGTATAA includes these proteins:
- the LOC139851863 gene encoding 2S seed storage protein-like, with the translated sequence MAKLLVLALAFATLVAFATAHTTIVTTTIEDDNGTPFPWISADLDVCQQYLKQSIQSPYENYQPGQSLQQLCCQQLQNIDEQRQCQAVKQVFQDALRGQQGGRFGAQQIRQLRQKAQQLPNQCNLQTRRQCDLGNIRTVVTTLTEEDNYSRRSSRSSQQCSEVQGRQFNQCQRYIQQQQQGGLILMSINRQGQQQQELRSCCNELENVQRECQCEAMQEVYEQAMRQQQQQQQGRRQSSRRAGVEPQMVQRAIQNLKNECNLQVQQCRVPSAMF